The Hippea jasoniae genome includes the window ATAAGCAATCTCTTTGAGTATCTTTAATGCCTCATCCAAAGAATACTCTTTTAGGTAATCATACTTTTTTAATGCCTCAAGATACTTCTTACCCCTCTTTGCCATCGCTCTCTCCTTTCCTAAGAGCTCCCACTAACAGTGGTAAGCAAAAATTAAAACTCCTCGACCTCAACACCCATATTAACAGCTGTACCAGCTACAATCTTCATAGCCTTATAGATGTCATTTGTGTTAAGGTCTGGTAGTTTAACCCTGGCAATCTCTTCAAGTTGTTGTTTTGAGAGTTTTCCAACCTTTACCCTCGCCGAATCTGAAGAACCCTTCTCGATTCCTAAAGCTTTTTTAATCAAAGAGCTTGCAGGTGGTGTCTTTGTAATAAAATCAAAAGACCTATCTGCATAAACAGTGATTACAACAGGCACAATATCGCCCATTCTATCCTTTGTTGCATCGTTAAACTTCTTAACAAAATCCATAATATTTACACCGTGCTGACCCAATGCAGGACCAACTGGCGGTGCAGGTGAGGCTTTACCTGCCTCTATCTGGAGCTTAATCTGAGCCACAACCTCTTTCTTTGCCATTGTTCAGACTCCTTTATTGAACTTTCTCAACCTGATTGTAATTCAGCTCAACAGGCGTTGAACGCCCAAATATGCTGATCAATATCCTCAGTCTTCCTTTATCGACATCAACATCATCAATTACACCGGTGAAATTTGCAAACGGACCATCAAGAACCCTGACCGTCTCTCCAGGCTCAAAGGATACAGATAGCCTTGGTGCCTCTTTTGAGCTCTCGATGCGATCCTTTATCTGCTGTATCTCTTTTTCATCAACAACTGCAGGCTCATTTTTATATCCAATAAAGCCCGAAGTGAACGACATCTTTTTTACAAGGTTATATAGTTTATCGCTCATGCGAGCCTTAACAAACACATAACTTGGATAAAGGCATTTTTTGACCTTTTCTTTTTTGTTGTTTTTCTTAATCTCTATAACCTCTTCCATAGGAACAAAAATCTCTTCCACATCCTCTTCAAGGCCAGCGCTTTTTAATTTATTTCTAAGCATAGACCTGACCTTTTCCTCATAACCCACCTGTGTATGAATTGTATACCACTTGAAATCAGACATAACTATAGTTCCCTAAAAACTTTATTTAAAAAGAGACTGTA containing:
- the rplK gene encoding 50S ribosomal protein L11; translation: MAKKEVVAQIKLQIEAGKASPAPPVGPALGQHGVNIMDFVKKFNDATKDRMGDIVPVVITVYADRSFDFITKTPPASSLIKKALGIEKGSSDSARVKVGKLSKQQLEEIARVKLPDLNTNDIYKAMKIVAGTAVNMGVEVEEF
- the nusG gene encoding transcription termination/antitermination protein NusG is translated as MSDFKWYTIHTQVGYEEKVRSMLRNKLKSAGLEEDVEEIFVPMEEVIEIKKNNKKEKVKKCLYPSYVFVKARMSDKLYNLVKKMSFTSGFIGYKNEPAVVDEKEIQQIKDRIESSKEAPRLSVSFEPGETVRVLDGPFANFTGVIDDVDVDKGRLRILISIFGRSTPVELNYNQVEKVQ